The following proteins are co-located in the Flammeovirga kamogawensis genome:
- a CDS encoding RagB/SusD family nutrient uptake outer membrane protein yields MKLYKILVGAALVGAMSSCTLDVEPQQNVDIENIETVQPSDLIGGLYNRMQELGYYGRNFNLYGDIGTDLVSAGPNDGGRFQDHYNLRKNFTTVGADTGTEDDKNTFDAIYEVISNANLILQTEGLDLDDSEIKNAIGQAHFIRALAYSDLLKAYGNVPLVISAPTTVEEAVAQKPELNDRSDIFTQVYADLDNAAKYISNTSKINATLDAVKALKVRVLLFEVELNSAKATANADEIISIANDLAGSYALTPIDKLFDYYQGEGGVETIFELKFASNQGRGSNNYGNIYGAPEAGMYGAYLASPLLFHAHPDTVILGGVVNDARFESSAEVGKTLIYESEDTDGSTLHWIMKYYSHDNTIGLTTPKLLRYAEVLLAKAEAHLIKGETALAAEAINKLRRNRIQNYMDVTSVTLQDVWNETAKEFAFEGHRMWDLRRTNQKVIVSDRKGVEIATEDPTVDGGVNNGGQQTWFPIPEREMLANPSIPVNNWGY; encoded by the coding sequence ATGAAATTATATAAAATATTAGTTGGTGCAGCATTAGTAGGAGCAATGTCTTCGTGTACACTAGATGTTGAGCCTCAACAAAATGTTGACATTGAAAATATAGAAACTGTTCAACCTTCAGATCTTATTGGAGGTTTATATAACAGAATGCAAGAGTTAGGGTATTATGGTCGTAACTTCAACCTTTACGGTGATATTGGTACAGATCTAGTTTCTGCAGGACCAAATGATGGTGGTCGTTTTCAAGATCATTATAACTTAAGAAAGAACTTCACAACAGTTGGAGCTGATACAGGAACAGAAGATGATAAAAATACTTTTGATGCTATCTATGAAGTGATCTCGAATGCAAACTTAATTCTTCAAACAGAAGGCCTTGATTTAGATGATTCTGAAATAAAAAATGCAATAGGTCAAGCTCACTTTATTAGAGCATTAGCATATTCTGATTTATTAAAAGCATATGGTAATGTTCCTTTAGTAATATCAGCTCCAACAACTGTTGAAGAAGCAGTTGCTCAGAAGCCGGAGTTAAATGATCGTTCAGATATTTTTACTCAAGTTTATGCTGATTTAGATAATGCTGCAAAGTATATTTCTAATACATCAAAAATTAATGCTACTTTAGATGCAGTTAAAGCATTAAAAGTAAGAGTGTTATTATTTGAAGTGGAGTTAAACTCTGCAAAAGCAACTGCAAATGCGGATGAAATTATCTCTATTGCTAATGATTTAGCAGGTTCTTATGCTTTAACACCAATTGATAAACTATTTGATTATTATCAAGGTGAAGGTGGAGTTGAAACAATCTTTGAATTGAAGTTTGCTTCTAATCAAGGTCGCGGTTCAAATAACTATGGTAATATTTACGGAGCACCTGAAGCTGGTATGTATGGAGCGTATTTAGCTTCTCCATTACTGTTTCACGCACACCCGGATACTGTAATTTTAGGTGGTGTAGTTAATGATGCTCGTTTTGAATCATCTGCAGAAGTTGGTAAAACACTTATCTATGAATCAGAAGATACTGACGGATCTACTTTACATTGGATCATGAAGTATTATAGTCATGATAACACAATTGGTCTTACTACTCCAAAGCTTTTACGTTATGCAGAAGTATTGTTAGCAAAAGCTGAAGCTCATTTAATTAAAGGTGAAACTGCATTAGCAGCTGAAGCGATTAATAAGCTTAGAAGAAATCGTATCCAAAATTATATGGATGTGACTTCTGTAACATTGCAAGATGTTTGGAATGAAACAGCAAAAGAGTTTGCTTTTGAAGGTCATAGAATGTGGGACTTGAGAAGAACAAACCAAAAAGTTATCGTTTCAGACCGTAAAGGAGTTGAAATTGCTACTGAAGACCCAACGGTTGATGGTGGAGTTAACAACGGAGGACAACAAACGTGGTTCCCAATTCCAGAACGTGAAATGTTAGCAAATCCAAGTATTCCTGTAAATAACTGGGGGTACTAA
- a CDS encoding SusC/RagA family TonB-linked outer membrane protein, with protein MNKRLLSLIVLTFALIVSAFAQERTVSGIVSEAGQPLPGVTVVVKGTTLGTITDLNGKFSVSVSEDASLIFSFVGYTTQELKVGQRTTFNVTLEQDAEQLEEVTVMGYAKKDMASSTPEIENVTDIVTPNVANSLQGKAAGVNINASSGQPGSKSNIVIRGVGSVNASSDPLYVIDGVIQTSSDIIEANQQGERDPLANLNPEDIKDIKILKDAAATALYGARAANGVILVTTKGGSQGKTQITLSTKQGVSSVYKGNSKRMNGDQYVDARSRSLANSYGGDPADYIKDVNGVTTDDAGNHSYSNTDWGDHSFRQGKTSSYEVSMRGGDEKTKFMVSGGYYNQEGILVGSDFERYSARFNIDHKFNDKLDIQFIGNASYIDQLDASSGNLFSSPLLGTYMSAPTVNPFNEDGSPRDWLDDNPIAANFVHDVDLNPRRTKSTTGQLIGKLNYRITDWLTFRQTNAVNVEDVKYGYYTSSLSYDGRSSGGSKSNSWGVSSTLTNTSILSFDKTFNNVHNVSAIAGFEYQSNKVTGISAYGEGMPSSLQNLDNAAKPVSMGGYETEYRFMSFLGQAQYNYDGKYYATASYRRDGSSKFSANNKWGDFYSASASWYISREDFLNGNTILTDAKLRSSYGVTGNAEIDNFEARGLYAYSSYNNASAAYFKQLSNPDLTWEKRKKFNVGADVTFIDRITLNVDYYIEDSDDLLLNQQLSGTTGFASARRNIGAMRNSGWEFQLNTQNIRGEFTWNTNFNISLNKNEVTRLDNDQDIQINTMQVARVGSAMRTFFLREWAGADPTTGKPSWFANDGEDHTGKAGYFMKDGKWATTSYGAAERTEHGNPYPTAVGGMTNNFAYKGFDFSFFLTYSVGGKIYNSTRRYTDTDAIYPYNMLESAYTANRWEKEGDISDNPGWGMAGGQQHSTRFLEDGGYLALRNVTLGYTLPSNVVKKAKLSNVRIYASAQNLWILSDYKGFTPTTVDPTGINFFEYPEGKVFTGGLTVSF; from the coding sequence ATGAACAAACGACTTCTATCTCTGATCGTACTTACTTTTGCTTTAATAGTAAGTGCTTTTGCTCAGGAACGTACGGTTTCTGGTATTGTATCTGAAGCAGGTCAACCCTTACCAGGTGTTACTGTTGTTGTAAAAGGAACAACTTTAGGTACAATTACAGATCTTAATGGTAAATTTTCGGTTTCAGTTTCTGAAGACGCATCTTTAATTTTTAGCTTTGTTGGTTATACTACTCAAGAATTAAAAGTGGGACAAAGAACTACTTTTAATGTAACTTTAGAACAAGATGCAGAACAATTAGAAGAGGTTACTGTTATGGGATATGCCAAAAAAGATATGGCATCTAGTACTCCTGAAATTGAAAATGTTACAGATATCGTAACTCCCAACGTAGCAAATTCTTTACAAGGTAAAGCTGCAGGTGTTAATATTAATGCATCTTCTGGACAGCCTGGTTCTAAATCAAATATCGTAATCCGTGGTGTTGGTTCTGTAAATGCATCATCAGACCCTTTATATGTAATTGATGGTGTTATTCAAACATCTTCAGATATCATTGAAGCTAATCAACAAGGAGAAAGAGATCCTTTAGCTAATTTAAATCCTGAAGATATTAAGGATATTAAGATTTTAAAAGATGCAGCAGCTACTGCTTTATATGGTGCTCGTGCAGCAAATGGTGTAATTTTAGTAACTACAAAAGGTGGTTCTCAAGGAAAAACTCAAATTACTTTAAGTACTAAACAAGGTGTTTCATCAGTTTATAAAGGTAATTCTAAAAGAATGAATGGTGATCAATATGTAGATGCGAGATCTAGATCATTAGCTAATTCTTATGGTGGAGATCCTGCAGATTATATTAAAGATGTCAATGGTGTAACTACAGATGATGCAGGCAATCATTCTTACTCAAATACAGATTGGGGTGATCACTCTTTCCGTCAAGGCAAAACTAGTTCTTATGAAGTCTCTATGAGAGGTGGTGATGAGAAAACTAAATTTATGGTTTCTGGTGGTTATTACAATCAAGAAGGTATTCTTGTTGGTTCTGATTTTGAACGTTACTCAGCTCGTTTCAATATTGATCATAAATTTAATGATAAATTAGACATTCAATTTATTGGTAATGCTTCATACATTGATCAGTTAGATGCTTCAAGTGGTAACTTATTCTCTTCTCCTCTTTTAGGGACATATATGAGTGCTCCTACTGTAAATCCTTTCAATGAGGACGGTTCTCCAAGAGATTGGTTAGATGATAACCCAATTGCAGCAAATTTTGTACACGATGTAGATCTTAACCCTCGTAGAACAAAATCTACTACAGGTCAATTAATTGGTAAATTAAACTACCGTATTACAGATTGGTTAACTTTCCGTCAGACAAATGCAGTAAACGTTGAGGATGTAAAGTATGGTTATTATACTTCTTCTTTATCATATGATGGTAGATCTTCAGGTGGTTCAAAATCAAATTCTTGGGGTGTAAGCAGTACATTAACAAATACTTCTATCCTTTCTTTTGATAAGACATTTAACAATGTTCATAATGTTAGTGCAATAGCTGGTTTTGAATATCAATCAAATAAAGTGACAGGTATTAGTGCTTACGGTGAAGGAATGCCTTCTTCTTTACAAAATTTAGATAATGCAGCAAAACCTGTATCAATGGGTGGTTATGAAACTGAATATAGGTTCATGTCATTTTTAGGTCAGGCACAATATAATTATGATGGTAAATACTATGCTACTGCATCTTATCGTCGTGATGGATCTTCTAAATTCTCTGCAAATAATAAATGGGGCGATTTCTACTCAGCTTCTGCTTCTTGGTATATCTCAAGAGAAGATTTCTTGAATGGTAATACTATTTTAACAGATGCTAAATTAAGGTCGTCTTATGGTGTTACTGGTAATGCTGAAATTGATAACTTTGAAGCAAGAGGTTTATATGCGTATTCAAGTTATAATAATGCTTCTGCTGCTTACTTCAAACAATTATCTAACCCAGATTTAACATGGGAGAAAAGAAAGAAATTTAATGTTGGTGCTGATGTGACTTTTATTGATAGAATTACTTTAAATGTTGATTACTACATTGAAGATTCTGATGATTTATTATTAAATCAACAATTATCGGGTACTACAGGTTTTGCATCTGCTCGTCGTAACATTGGAGCAATGAGAAACTCTGGATGGGAATTCCAATTAAACACTCAAAATATTAGGGGTGAATTTACTTGGAATACGAACTTCAATATTTCATTAAACAAAAATGAAGTAACTCGTTTAGACAATGATCAAGATATTCAAATTAATACGATGCAGGTAGCAAGAGTAGGTTCTGCAATGAGAACTTTCTTTTTAAGAGAGTGGGCAGGAGCTGATCCAACTACAGGTAAGCCATCTTGGTTTGCAAATGATGGAGAAGACCATACAGGAAAAGCTGGTTATTTCATGAAAGATGGAAAATGGGCAACAACTTCTTATGGTGCTGCTGAACGTACAGAACATGGTAACCCTTACCCTACAGCAGTGGGTGGTATGACAAACAACTTTGCTTATAAAGGATTTGACTTCTCATTTTTCTTAACTTACTCAGTAGGAGGGAAAATTTACAACTCAACTCGTAGATATACTGATACAGATGCAATCTATCCTTATAACATGTTGGAGTCTGCTTATACAGCAAACAGATGGGAGAAAGAAGGAGATATTTCAGATAACCCAGGATGGGGTATGGCTGGTGGTCAACAGCATTCTACTCGCTTCTTAGAAGATGGCGGTTATTTAGCTTTAAGAAACGTAACATTAGGGTATACTTTACCTAGCAACGTTGTGAAAAAAGCAAAACTTAGTAATGTTAGAATTTACGCTTCTGCTCAAAACCTTTGGATCTTATCTGATTATAAAGGATTTACTCCAACAACTGTAGACCCAACAGGTATCAACTTCTTTGAATATCCAGAAGGAAAAGTATTCACAGGAGGTTTAACAGTATCATTCTAA
- a CDS encoding RagB/SusD family nutrient uptake outer membrane protein: MKYIRYILLIALGVMSSCNFLDVEPNVNGKVRTSEMSEPQDVLNGAYREMGRTSYYGRNTYVFGDVGTDNIVVRSSGGRFNDNYFNTKNSRTSESVDDSYDISNQMGQIYRVLNHVNTLIHTAGIEDDIKGQSLALRAFLNFDLVRFYGDVPLVTEPSTDLNEVVSSKPANNTAAEIYAQIEKDLTEAKALITNTSSIKFTLNAVYGLETRVFLTRALEDSNIDKNTYLQKVIDSYNMITGVSVMEAGDYVKYFNNKESAETLYEVIIAGAQSRGSDDLGALYIRSGYGAYTCSPDFYALFSDDDVRKGVFYLENGLFYINKYAEYDGVVGLSSPKVLRYSEAVLNAAEAQALLGNTADAITLTDMIRSKRYATGTAPVSTGLIDDVLAERRLELCFEGHRMFDLRRNNMDMDLINSDGTARSPKANIPARDQQFYFPIPQNELNVNSNLKQINGYE; this comes from the coding sequence ATGAAATATATAAGATATATCCTACTTATTGCCTTGGGAGTAATGAGTAGTTGTAACTTTCTAGACGTTGAACCCAACGTTAATGGTAAAGTAAGGACTAGTGAAATGTCTGAGCCTCAAGATGTTTTAAATGGTGCCTACAGAGAAATGGGGCGTACTTCTTATTATGGAAGAAATACGTATGTATTTGGGGATGTAGGTACAGATAATATTGTAGTAAGATCATCTGGAGGCCGTTTTAATGATAACTATTTTAATACAAAGAATTCTAGAACGTCTGAATCTGTTGATGATAGTTATGATATTAGTAATCAAATGGGACAAATATATAGAGTTTTGAACCATGTGAATACACTAATCCATACAGCAGGTATTGAAGATGATATAAAGGGTCAATCTTTAGCATTACGTGCATTTTTAAATTTTGATTTAGTTCGTTTTTATGGGGATGTGCCATTAGTTACAGAACCATCAACTGATTTAAATGAAGTAGTATCTTCAAAACCAGCAAATAACACTGCTGCTGAAATTTATGCTCAGATTGAAAAAGATCTTACAGAAGCCAAAGCTCTGATAACGAATACGTCATCAATTAAATTCACATTAAATGCTGTATATGGTCTAGAAACAAGAGTTTTTCTTACAAGAGCATTAGAAGATTCAAATATTGATAAAAATACATATTTACAAAAGGTTATTGATTCATATAATATGATAACGGGAGTAAGTGTGATGGAAGCAGGTGATTATGTTAAGTATTTTAATAATAAAGAATCTGCAGAAACTTTATATGAAGTAATAATTGCAGGAGCTCAGAGTAGAGGGTCAGATGATTTAGGAGCTTTATATATTCGTTCTGGATATGGTGCATATACTTGTAGTCCAGATTTTTATGCATTATTTTCTGATGATGACGTTAGAAAGGGTGTGTTTTACTTAGAAAATGGTTTATTCTATATTAATAAGTATGCAGAATATGATGGAGTAGTTGGTTTAAGCTCCCCAAAAGTTTTAAGATATTCTGAAGCTGTTTTGAATGCAGCAGAAGCACAAGCATTACTAGGAAATACAGCAGATGCTATTACTTTAACAGATATGATTAGATCTAAAAGGTACGCTACAGGAACTGCTCCTGTATCTACAGGTTTAATTGATGATGTATTAGCTGAAAGAAGGCTAGAATTATGTTTTGAAGGACATAGAATGTTTGATCTGAGAAGAAATAACATGGATATGGATTTAATAAATTCAGATGGAACAGCGAGGTCACCAAAAGCAAACATCCCTGCTAGAGATCAACAATTTTATTTTCCAATTCCTCAGAATGAGTTAAATGTTAATTCAAACTTGAAGCAAATTAATGGTTACGAATAA
- a CDS encoding SusC/RagA family TonB-linked outer membrane protein, producing the protein MKKKILLLFALAMSIASAYGQEQNVTGTVTDAGAPLPGVTVIVKGTTQGTITDLDGNYSLNTSSDAVLQFSFIGYTSQEIAVGNQSTINIAMEQDSEQLEEVTVMGYAKQDQSSNVTSVEKVTDIVTPNVANSLQGKAAGVSMTAPSGQPGAKPTIRIRGVGSISSSQEPLYVIDGMIIDNTDIVGANQQSERDPMSLLNPEDIEDVKILTDAAATALYGARASNGVIVVTTKSGVEGKTQFNLNVSAGVAELYQGNYEPMRAKDFIEFQKYGDVDINGDPFTTDTDWINEAFRKGAVQNYQLTASGGTEKTKHYVSLGYYNQDGILKGSDFERYSARVNMDNQVNDRLSYSIKTDISYIVQNDASDGALFSSPLMTTYMYPAIIAPYAKSGDLKRSVDGNTYLNPFLTADESGYDNYYYSIGANFLSDLKYNYRRTKSFNAGLQGNVKYEIGKGFAIKSNNAVRIQNTRYDYYTAPISYDGFNGPNAANGSVSNTSAFSSLITSTNLLTYSNSFGDHTVDAIGGVELQKYDASNQYGYGAGVPLTVDNLGSASSGFSNDGYQTQYRFFSFLSQVQYNYLGKYYVSGSYRRDGSSRFGKENQYGNFWSAGGSWILSNEDFLSTSDLITNAKIRGSIGTTGNAGIGNYAAMGLYGYTFYNTSSAAVIEQVENPDLTWEQKLKANIGFDITFIDKVSLSVDFYNEQTSDLLMQVPTAGMTGFANVYQNVGEMRNRGIEFTINSTNIDKNGFLWTTNLNMSFNQNEVTKLYNGQRIEYSRQVIEEGKPLNAFFIQEWAGANPENGKPSWYLNREPTQDELDKNQVFKQHDGRYATSYYSKAEKVDVGDPYPDFSGGFTNNLSYKGFDFSFMFTFSVGNDIFNSGRRYMDQDQSAINGGNYYSQMKIAKDDRWTKKGDIASRPLIDQAGDDGWGNVNSSRYMEDGSYLQLRNITLGYTLPKQTIGNIGLSNLRVYTSFQNLFTVSNYTGYSPTTVDNTGVAFFDYPDGRTYTFGINCSF; encoded by the coding sequence AAATACTACTACTATTTGCTCTTGCAATGAGTATAGCAAGTGCATATGGACAGGAGCAAAATGTTACAGGTACTGTAACAGATGCTGGAGCCCCATTACCAGGGGTAACTGTAATAGTGAAAGGTACAACGCAAGGAACAATTACAGATTTAGATGGTAATTATTCATTAAATACTTCATCTGATGCTGTTTTACAGTTTAGTTTTATAGGATATACATCTCAAGAAATTGCTGTTGGTAATCAATCAACAATTAACATAGCAATGGAACAAGATTCAGAGCAGTTAGAAGAAGTAACTGTAATGGGATATGCAAAACAAGATCAATCTTCTAATGTTACAAGTGTCGAAAAAGTTACTGATATCGTAACACCAAACGTTGCCAATTCATTACAAGGTAAAGCAGCTGGTGTGAGTATGACTGCACCTTCTGGTCAGCCTGGTGCTAAGCCAACTATTAGAATACGTGGTGTAGGTTCGATTTCCTCAAGTCAAGAACCTTTGTATGTAATTGATGGTATGATCATCGATAATACAGATATAGTAGGAGCCAACCAACAGTCTGAAAGAGATCCAATGTCTTTATTAAATCCTGAAGATATTGAAGATGTTAAAATCTTAACTGATGCAGCGGCAACAGCTTTATATGGAGCAAGAGCATCTAACGGCGTTATAGTTGTTACAACTAAGTCTGGAGTAGAAGGAAAAACTCAATTTAACTTGAATGTTTCTGCAGGTGTTGCTGAATTATATCAAGGAAACTACGAACCAATGAGAGCAAAAGATTTCATTGAGTTTCAAAAATATGGTGATGTAGATATTAATGGTGATCCGTTTACTACAGATACGGATTGGATTAATGAAGCTTTTAGAAAAGGAGCAGTACAGAACTATCAATTAACAGCTTCAGGAGGTACTGAAAAGACAAAGCATTATGTAAGTCTTGGTTATTATAATCAAGATGGTATATTAAAAGGATCTGATTTTGAAAGATATTCAGCTAGAGTTAATATGGATAATCAAGTAAATGATAGATTATCATATTCAATAAAAACAGATATATCTTATATAGTGCAAAATGATGCATCAGATGGAGCACTTTTCTCTTCTCCATTAATGACTACATATATGTATCCTGCTATCATTGCACCTTATGCAAAAAGTGGAGATTTAAAAAGGTCTGTTGATGGTAACACTTATTTAAATCCATTTTTAACGGCAGATGAATCCGGATATGATAATTATTATTATTCTATTGGAGCCAACTTCCTTAGTGATTTAAAATATAATTACAGAAGAACGAAATCGTTCAATGCAGGTTTGCAAGGAAATGTGAAATATGAAATAGGTAAAGGTTTTGCAATCAAATCAAATAATGCTGTTCGTATTCAAAACACAAGATATGATTATTATACCGCTCCAATATCTTATGATGGATTTAACGGACCAAATGCTGCAAATGGTTCAGTAAGTAATACATCAGCATTTAGTTCATTAATTACATCAACAAATCTATTGACTTACAGTAATTCATTTGGAGATCATACGGTAGATGCTATTGGTGGTGTCGAATTACAAAAATATGATGCATCGAATCAATATGGGTATGGTGCAGGAGTACCATTAACTGTTGATAATTTAGGTTCTGCATCTTCTGGTTTCTCAAATGATGGGTACCAAACGCAATATAGATTCTTCTCTTTTTTAAGCCAGGTGCAATATAATTACCTAGGAAAGTATTATGTATCAGGTTCTTATAGACGAGATGGATCTTCTAGATTTGGTAAAGAAAATCAATATGGTAATTTCTGGTCTGCTGGTGGTAGCTGGATATTATCAAACGAAGACTTTTTAAGTACTTCAGACTTAATTACCAATGCTAAGATTAGAGGCTCGATAGGAACTACAGGTAATGCAGGAATTGGCAATTATGCAGCAATGGGATTGTATGGTTATACATTCTATAATACATCATCTGCAGCAGTTATTGAACAAGTTGAAAATCCTGATTTAACATGGGAGCAAAAGTTAAAAGCGAATATTGGTTTTGATATCACATTTATTGATAAAGTATCTTTAAGCGTTGATTTCTATAATGAGCAAACGTCTGATTTATTAATGCAAGTACCTACTGCAGGTATGACAGGTTTTGCGAATGTTTACCAAAATGTTGGTGAAATGAGAAATCGAGGAATTGAATTTACGATTAATTCTACGAACATTGATAAAAATGGGTTCTTATGGACTACCAATTTAAATATGTCATTTAACCAAAATGAAGTAACAAAACTTTATAACGGTCAGAGAATAGAATATTCAAGACAAGTTATAGAAGAAGGAAAACCATTAAATGCATTCTTTATACAAGAATGGGCAGGTGCAAATCCAGAAAACGGAAAACCTTCATGGTACTTAAATAGAGAGCCAACACAAGATGAGTTAGATAAAAATCAAGTGTTTAAGCAACATGATGGTCGTTACGCAACATCATATTATAGTAAAGCAGAAAAAGTTGATGTAGGAGATCCTTACCCAGATTTCTCTGGTGGTTTTACGAACAACCTCTCATACAAAGGATTTGATTTTTCTTTCATGTTTACATTTAGTGTTGGTAATGATATATTCAATTCAGGAAGACGTTATATGGATCAGGATCAGAGTGCAATAAATGGAGGTAATTATTACAGCCAAATGAAAATTGCAAAAGATGATCGATGGACTAAGAAAGGTGATATAGCAAGTAGACCTTTAATTGATCAAGCAGGTGACGACGGATGGGGAAATGTTAACTCATCTAGGTATATGGAAGATGGTAGTTATTTACAATTAAGAAATATCACATTAGGGTATACTTTACCTAAGCAAACAATAGGTAACATAGGTTTATCGAACCTAAGAGTATACACATCTTTCCAAAACTTATTTACTGTAAGTAATTATACAGGTTATTCTCCAACAACTGTTGATAATACAGGAGTAGCATTCTTTGATTACCCTGATGGCCGTACGTATACATTTGGTATTAACTGCTCATTTTAA